A window of the Astyanax mexicanus isolate ESR-SI-001 chromosome 22, AstMex3_surface, whole genome shotgun sequence genome harbors these coding sequences:
- the si:ch211-117c19.1 gene encoding myogenesis-regulating glycosidase, which produces MYQIVPATVGDVGLSAMRQYTPPKKKRVDRQGRRMIAAGMIGAVLVISAVVAWCYYSASLHKADLLKTELLDLRKDGFIIHNHAGTVVFRMAFRSGSLDLDSCSKEGRILSCSRSTAGKLNFFIETVKHKDPVMCYRVRWEELESYRAVEHDMSYNGSHWYGGAETWSQHWPIVFAGNQDPKPFITSDVYANHQAFGSILERYWLSSNATAIKINDSVPFHLGWDENSKTLRFQARYDDSPYKPDPAQPLRAELSYRVCVGYDVTSIHKYMVRRYFNKPNKVPSETVFRKPIWSTWALYKTEVNQEKLLMYASDIQSNGFNWSHLELDDRYTTGYGEFEFDPEKFPNASYMFQKLRDDGFKITLWTHPFVNYNSTNFGIGVERGLFVREPSGELPALIRWWNGIGGILDFTNPETREWYTSHLHTLKNKYGIASFKFDAGETSYLPQQFSTFSSLQDPSTFTRRYTEMAIPYNDRAELRSGYQSQNISCFFRIIDRDSLWGYDLGLKSIIPTVLTISILGYQFILPDMIGGNAYPNRTEGQKGLPDRELYIRWLELSAFMPAMQFSIPPWAYDDEVVEIAKKFTALHETLVAPRVLELASEVLNTGDPIIRPLWWIAKDDEAAYKIDSQFLIGDDLMVAPVLEPGKQERDIYLPAGRWRSYKGEHYDKGPIHLTDYPVDLDEIAFFVWSG; this is translated from the exons ATGTATCAAATTGTTCCAGCCACTGTTGGCGATGTGGGCCTCAGTGCCATGCGCCAGTACACTCCCCCCAAGAAGAAGAGGGTGGATCGGCAGGGCCGGCGGATGATCGCAGCAGGCATGATTGGCGCAGTGTTGGTCATTTCAGCTGTGGTGGCCTGGTGCTATTACTCCGCCTCATTACACAAAGCAGACCTGCTGAAGACGGAACTGCTGGACCTCAGAAAAGATGGCTTTATTATCCACAACCATGCTGGAACTGTCGTCTTCAGAATGGCCTTTAG ATCAGGCTCTCTTGATCTGGATTCCTGTTCAAAGGAGGGCAGAATCCTCAGCTGCAGCCGATCCACTGCGGGGAAGCTCAATTTCTTCATTGAGACGGTAAAACACAAAGACCCAGTAATGTGTTATCGTGTGCGATGGGAAGAGCTGGAATCATACCGTGCTGTGGAGCACGACATGTCCTACAACGGGTCGCACTGGTACGGAGGGGCAGAAACCTGGTCCCAGCACTGGCCTATTGTCTTTGCAGGAAACCAGGACCCCAAACCGTTCATCACAAGTGATGTTTATGCAAACCACCAAGCCTTTGGTAGCATCCTGGAGCGGTACTGGCTGTCGTCCAATGCAACTGCTATTAAAATTAACGATTCCGTCCCCTTCCATCTGGGCTGGGATGAGAACAGCAAGACTCTGCGATTCCAGGCACGGTACGATGACAGCCCTTACAAGCCAGACCCTGCACAGCCTCTTCGTGCTGAGTTGAGCTACCGTGTCTGCGTTGGTTACGACGTTACGTCCATACATAAGTACATGGTGCGCCGTTATTTTAACAAGCCAAATAAAGTTCCTTCTGAGACTGTTTTTAGAAAGCCTATTTGGTCTACTTGGGCTTTGTACAAGACGGAAGTAAACCAGGAGAAGCTACTGATGTATGCCTCAGATATACAGAGCAATGGCTTTAACTGGAGTCATCTGGAGTTAGATGACCGGTATACCACTGGCTATGGAGAGTTCGAATTTGATCCAGAGAAGTTCCCCAATGCATCTTATATGTTTCAGAAACTAAGGGATGATGGTTTTAAGATTACCTTGTGGACACATCCCTTCGTAAACTACAACTCCACCAACTTTGGCATCGGAGTGGAGAGAGGACTTTTTGTGCGTGAACCCAGTGGCGAATTACCTGCTTTGATCCGCTGGTGGAACGGTATTGGCGGCATCCTAGATTTCACCAATCCAGAGACCCGAGAATGGTATACCTCTCACCTCCATACCCTAAAGAACAAATATGGAATTGCCTCTTTTAAGTTTGATGCTGGGGAGACCAGCTATTTGCCCCAGCAGTTCAGCACCTTCTCATCCCTGCAGGATCCGAGCACGTTCACCCGTCGATACACAGAGATGGCCATACCCTACAACGACCGTGCAGAGCTGCGTTCAGGGTACCAATCCCAGAACATCTCATGTTTCTTTCGGATTATTGACCGCGACTCACTCTGGGGCTATGACCTGGGACTCAAATCCATCATCCCAACTGTGCTTACCATCAGCATTCTCGGCTACCAGTTCATTCTGCCGGATATGATCGGTGGGAACGCTTACCCAAACCGCACTGAAGGACAAAAGGGACTACCTGACCGGGAACTTTACATCCGCTGGCTGGAACTGTCAGCGTTCATGCCAGCTATGCAGTTCTCAATCCCTCCATGGGCCTACGATGACGAGGTTGTGGAGATCGCCAAGAAGTTCACGGCGCTCCATGAGACCCTTGTGGCTCCCAGAGTTCTTGAACTTGCCAGTGAAGTGTTGAACACTGGAGATCCCATCATTCGCccactttggtggattgctaaaGATGACGAGGCTGCATACAAGATTGACTCACAGTTCCTCATAGGGGATGACCTCATGGTGGCGCCTGTGCTTGAGCCTGGCAAGCAGGAGAGAGATATTTACCTCCCAGCTGGACGATGGAGGAGCTACAAGGGTGAACATTATGACAAAGGTCCAATCCACCTCACTGACTACCCAGTGGACCTGGATGAGATTGCCTTCTTTGTGTGGTCAGGATGA